From the Bacteroidales bacterium genome, the window GGGTATGTTGACATTAGACGAATGGGGAAAGACCACAGTTGTCCAATCTCAAATAAGCCTAGCCAAGTCATTTAAATTTAATAATAAGAGTTTTTTTTCTATTGGAATCACTGCAGCTGCCAGACAATTTTGTTTTAAGGCGTCAGATCATGTCTATTTTGATCCCCTTGATCCTGCCATCTCCAATCTTACTGAAAGAAGTTTTTCCTTTGACTTTGATGCTGGTACGAGTTTTTACGTTCCACACTTTTCATTCACTTTTACCATGATGAATTTGATTAGATCAAAAGTAAGAACTGGCGACGAACAATCTCATGGATTTTATCCAGAGCGTGAAATTAAAATTGTTAATGTTGCAAAATTTCCCATCAACCCTCATGTTCTATTCCATCCTTCGATTTCTTACCGGCAAATTGGAAAAAAAATTAAACTTTTCGATACTCAATTTTTATTCACGTATAAAAGTTTATACACTGCTGGTCTTGCAATTCAATTCCCATTATCTTTGGATCTACATGCGAAGCTAAATTATAAAAGAATGCAGTTCTCTTTCATTTTTTCGTATTTTGCCGGGAAATTCTCTTATTTGTATCCGTTAAACATGGAGTCTACCTTTACTTACTTTACTCCAAGGAATGTAATCAATCGTTAATTACATATGAAGTCAATTTTTTTTGTTTTTTTTCTTTATTTTTCAGTTGGTTTAATCATCTCACAAGAGATACAAGATGATTCTATTAAAGAAGTTATTATTGTAGATTCGATACATCCTGTTAATAACAGTGTTTTTACTTTTTTAAATCTGGAGGGAAAAAAATCTTTATCTATCAAGATTTCTGATCAGTTT encodes:
- a CDS encoding type IX secretion system membrane protein PorP/SprF, which encodes MKKVLVNLMSFFILFVDGSGQYLLRFESYQTNPYFQGPSAIALSDSTTLTMCLEQPLNKFDARSPRTYSVLATTSSMNYYWGGMLTLDEWGKTTVVQSQISLAKSFKFNNKSFFSIGITAAARQFCFKASDHVYFDPLDPAISNLTERSFSFDFDAGTSFYVPHFSFTFTMMNLIRSKVRTGDEQSHGFYPEREIKIVNVAKFPINPHVLFHPSISYRQIGKKIKLFDTQFLFTYKSLYTAGLAIQFPLSLDLHAKLNYKRMQFSFIFSYFAGKFSYLYPLNMESTFTYFTPRNVINR